TCCTATTATCTCGAATATTTCGCTATGTTCAGGGAATCTGCCCATCGCTTTTTTAGAAAAGATAAGTTTACCATCCCTGACAATCTCAAACACGCCGCCCCCTGATTTTATCAGCTCGACATTCATATCATACTTGCTCTTTAAAGCATCAGCCAGACTGGCCGCTTTCGGCAGATAATTTCATTCTGCGCAATATTCGATTGAGATATTCATTGTTTCTCCTTTAATGGCTGTTTCGAAATATTGATATGCTTAGTTATACCTGTCTAATCATTATATTTCGGTGTCCGCTGTTTGAATCCGATAATCCGATTCATTATCTGTTGTCTTCGCCGAATCAAGCAAGTCGTTTTTTAATGAGGCAATTATCGCTCTATCGTCATCAGTCAATATTTCCTCTGCCAAGGCTTTGAAATCCTCGGCGCCATAGGTGGAACCATAACGGGTAATAGCGCAGCCTAAAGACGGCGTCTCGGCAAGTCTCACGTTTTTTCTAATACAGGTTTTAAACATCAAGGGGCCAAGGTACTCGGAGGCTTTCATCTGGTCGAGAATTGATTTGGACAGGTTGGTCCGGGTATCGAACATGTTTGGCAAAATGCCGGCGATTTTCAGGTTGGGATGAAATTTACGTTTAATCTCACCCAGAGTTTCGAAAAATGGTATGGTGCTTTCGAGGGCAAGTATTTCTGTTTGCAGAGGGATTATAATCTCATCCGAGGCGCATATGGTATTTATAGTCAGAAGACCGTAGGAGGGTGCGCTGTCGATTATTATATAGTCGTACTCATCTAATGTTTTCAGTTTTTCCCGAAGTATATGCTCGCGATTGTCAAAAGTTAATAATTGATCTTCAACCGCTCGCAGGTTATAGCCCGCCGGCAAAATCCAACAATTGGTTTTGGGCCATTTGACTATCACCTCAGCAGGTTCTGTATTGTTTATAAGTATATCGCCGGTCGTATAACGGCTTTCGATTCCAGACCAGCCCGTAAGGCTTTTCTGCGGGTCCAGATCAACTAAAAGTACTTTCAGACCCAAAAGCGCTAATGCGGCTCCAAGATTAACGCTCGTTGTCGTCTTTCCAACTCCCCCTTTTAGATTAACAATACCAATAATCCTTGTCATTACCATTTCCCTTCATGAGGCTATTAAGAAGTTATCATGTTTAACAGGCTGTCATATTAGTCCTACAGCATAGGAACTAAACAGATTTAACTGATTCTACAATATTTAATTATTCGGTTTTCACTAAGTTCTACGTAATAAAAGCAGTTCAAAAAATTATATCTACTTGCTCCGTATTACTATCAAAAGAATTTTAATACCAGTACTTTGTTATTCACCTCAATTTAAAAAGCATACAGTTTCATCGGGAATTATATCAATCGCTGTTATCATCCTTGTTGTTATCGCCGGATGATTCAATTATTTTCTTAGCCACGATTACTTTGGCCGGACGCAAGACCCTGCTGTTATGGAAATATCCTTTTTGAAGTTCCTCTACAATGATGCCGTCATCTTTGTCGCTGACCTCTTTTTGCATAACTGCCTCGTGATAAACCGGGTCGAATTCTTCATCAACAGCCTTAATCTCTTTCAAGCCGCGTTTCCGAAGCGTTTCTTTCAGCTTATTTAGAATCATCTCGATGCCTTGCTTTAACGTTTTAATATCATCAGTATCCTGGTGCAAGGCTCTATCGAAATCATCGACAACTTCCAACAACTGAAAAATAAGGCTGCTTTCGGCAGTTTCGGTCAGACGGGAATATTCGCGGGCAGTTCTCTTTTTATAGTTTTCAAATTCGGCGGCTAATCTTAGATATCTGTCATTAAGCTGCTGATACTCTTCCGATTTTTCTATATCTACAACCGGATACTCGATATTGTCGCTGTTTTTATGAGCGCCGGGTTTTTCTTTTGGTTTATTATTTTCCTTATGTTCTGGTTTCTTTTTCTCTTTTTTATTTTTAGTCATCTTGCCTCGATTAAATTTTTTATTTGCTAAGTTAATTACTAAAATTTAGAGAATATGTCAAGATTATTTAAGGCGGGAATTTCCTGAAATATTTTCAACATAGCAGATCGTGTAATAAGCTCGTCTGAGGTTGTATGACCGACCTGCGATAAACTAAAAATATTTCGAGAAACACCGAAATATAATATCAGTTGACATCGATAGAAAAAGGCTTTAATTTCCTGAAAATATGCAGCTGTAGCTCAGTTGGTTAGAGCGTCTGACTGTGGATCAGAAGGCCGATGGTTCAAATCCATCCAGCTGTATTTATTTTAAAGGAATCGAATATGGCAAAACGCGCTAAAGCCCGATTGCCCAGAGGTTTTCGGGATATTTTTTCAGAGGACTATAAACTTCGCCGGCAGATGATTGAAGCAATCCGGGCAGTTTATGAAAGCTATGGTTTCGAGCCTATTGAGACGCCGGCGGTCGAGTTTGTCGAGACGCTGGGCAAATTCCTGCCCGAATCCGACCAGCCTGATGCCGGTATATTTGCGTTTAATCCAGAGGACCAATGGCTGGCTCTGCGGTATGATTTAACAGCGCCGCTTTCACGAATAGTTGCCATGTATAAAGAATTGCCGCGTCCGTTTCGACGTTATCAGGTAGGGCCGATATGGCGTCTGGAAAAACCAGGTCCCGGCCGTTACCGCGAATTCTACCAGTTCGATATTGACACTGTCGGCACCGGCTTGATGGCCGCTGATGCTGAAATATGTATGATTATGTGCGACTCGTTAGAGGCGCTGGGATTCAAGAGGGGCGAATATATAATTAAAGC
This portion of the Candidatus Zixiibacteriota bacterium genome encodes:
- a CDS encoding Rdx family protein encodes the protein MNISIEYCAEUNYLPKAASLADALKSKYDMNVELIKSGGGVFEIVRDGKLIFSKKAMGRFPEHSEIFEIIG
- a CDS encoding ParA family protein; this translates as MTRIIGIVNLKGGVGKTTTSVNLGAALALLGLKVLLVDLDPQKSLTGWSGIESRYTTGDILINNTEPAEVIVKWPKTNCWILPAGYNLRAVEDQLLTFDNREHILREKLKTLDEYDYIIIDSAPSYGLLTINTICASDEIIIPLQTEILALESTIPFFETLGEIKRKFHPNLKIAGILPNMFDTRTNLSKSILDQMKASEYLGPLMFKTCIRKNVRLAETPSLGCAITRYGSTYGAEDFKALAEEILTDDDRAIIASLKNDLLDSAKTTDNESDYRIQTADTEI
- the grpE gene encoding nucleotide exchange factor GrpE, translated to MTKNKKEKKKPEHKENNKPKEKPGAHKNSDNIEYPVVDIEKSEEYQQLNDRYLRLAAEFENYKKRTAREYSRLTETAESSLIFQLLEVVDDFDRALHQDTDDIKTLKQGIEMILNKLKETLRKRGLKEIKAVDEEFDPVYHEAVMQKEVSDKDDGIIVEELQKGYFHNSRVLRPAKVIVAKKIIESSGDNNKDDNSD